A stretch of DNA from Candidatus Aramenus sp. CH1:
AGCTCTGGGGTGTATTGTACTCAACTCCCCCGGGGCAGAAGACGCACTTGCCATGGGGACATCTGTGGGGGTGGGTCATGACAGAGACAACTGACACCCCTGACAGCATTCTCACTGGTTTCTTGACCTGCATTGACGAAAAGTAGGGATTTAACGGAAAAAAGGGTTTTCTATTTACTTGGGCCCCGCTTTACCTCCACGCCCTCCTCTTAGACCTCTTGCCTTGGGCCTTGTACTCAGGGTAGCTGGGCACGGTCTTGATGGCGTTGTACTCCCTGACCCTAGCCAAAGCCTCCTTGGCGGAGGTAACGCCCTTCAGCATCTCCGCTAGTCCCCTCTCGCCTATATAGTTCAGCCACGCCACTATGTGCCCCTCCTTTAGGTGCCACTCGACGCATGCTGAGTCCTCCTTGGAGAGCCTCTCTAGCTCCCTCTCGAGCTCCTTTACGTCGCCTGCCTTGCCCACCACTCTCTCATAGGACTTGAAGTAGAACGGCTCCATAGAACAAGGCTTTCTCTGGAGGCTTTTTAAGGCTCTAGGATCCTTGTTTGTTCTGCTCCGACTCCCAGACCTCTAGGGGCTTGCCCTTTACCTCTGGGATGAATAGTATTGTTATTACACTTGATAATAACGCAATTCCGGAGAAAATTCCGACCATCAAGCCTAGGCCCAAGCTACTGACGAGCTCAGGGAAGGCTGATATGTTGAGGGCAGCGGCTAGTCTGTCCACTCCCACGGTGATGGACTGGCCGGTACCTCTGACCTTGGTGGGCACTAGCTCAGGGGTTACCATCGCAGACCCAATTATAGACGCAGGGCCCATTGCAGAGAAGAGGTAGTTGAGGAGGTAGAAGGTGAACCCCAGCTCCGCCCCAAACCCTGCTAGCTCGCCATTGTACAGCGAGACGCCGAACAGCCCGGGCTTCAGCAGGAGGAGGGCGTACATGAAGAGCCATAGAGAGACTCCCGCGTAGCCTGTTACTATCAAAGGCCTTCTGCCTATCCTGTCTATCAAAGCTATGCATATGAGCTGTCCTGGTATCCCAGCCAGGAACTGGGCTACGTAGGTGAAGGCTATGGGGCTGAGCCCTAGGTTCTGGGCTATGGTTATGGGACCATAAATGGCGAATGTGGAGGAGTAGATGTCGTAGAGCAACCAGAGCACAGCAGACGCGACGATGAAGGCCATGGAAGAGGCTAGCCTCTTGGCGAAGGGCAACGTGTCTCTCTCAACCTTCACAGGCTGCCCGAGCTCCCTCTCAACCTTCCTGAGCTCTCCCTTCACAGGCTTCACTCTAGAGAGAAACATCAAGGTCTCGTAGATCTTCCTCCTCAGGGCGACCACCGACAGTGCAGGGACCGCCCCAAATCCCAACACTAGCCTCCAAATGACGTCGTATGGAAGGTGGACCATCAGCACTACCTGCTCCACGAAGGCCGCGAGGACTGCCCCGAGGCCCCACATAACGGCAAAGGTTATGACCATCATCTTCCCCCTGCTCTTTGCAGGAGCGTTCTCGGCAACTATTACCGGCGAGAGGACGTAGTCTGCGCCTATCCCCATGCCCAAGATCAGCCTAGAGACGAGGAGCTCCGGGAAGTTCTGGGAAAAGGCCTGTGCGATTGCACCAATCCCCATTAAGGTCACGTCTATGCCGTAGAGCTTCTTCCTCCCCAGCTTGTCTGCCAGGAAACCAAAGGCTATTGCGGCTACTGCAGCCCCGTAGTAGCTCCCAGCTATCATTACGCCGAGCTCCAGTTTGCTCAGCGATAAGGAGAGGACAATGAAGTAGGAAGCGAGGGAAATGGAGTAGAGGTTGTAGCCATCGGTGAAGACGCCCATCCCTGAAACGATGACGTTCTTCCAGCCGTAATTCATATGATTAGTAAATACTCATAGTTAATAAAACTGAATCCTTACCCACTTAACTATTATCTCCTTGATCTCCTTGAACGCGTGGGCTGGAGGGGAGTGCCTCATCTCCAGGAGGTGGAGCTCGCAGTCTCCCCCGTTCTCCTTTACCCTCTCGCATAGCTCAACGCTGTGCGAGGGGAGTACTACCTCGTCGTTCTTGCCGTGGATGAGCAGAACCTTCTTGAGCTTGTCGGCGTAATTTATTGGCGAGTACTTCACTAGTTCCTCCCTAGGTACCTTGCTCAAGTCTAGGTAGGTTCTGTGCTGTAGCGTGCCCTCGGGGAAAGTAGAGAGGTACTCGAGCTGTTTCACCCGGTCAGTGGGGGCGGAGACTGCTATCACCGGCTTGCCCTTGAGGGCGCCCACGACCAAGGCTATGGTTCCTCCCCTTGAGTGCCCCGCTATCAAGTCGAAGGAGAGGCTTGACGCCCTCTCAACCCCCTCCCCCACCTCGTAGTCGAAGGGCGGTACCAAGACCTGCCCGAACTCCTTGAGGGGGTCACTTAACCACGTCACCTTGTTCGGGGATGAGCCCTTACCGTGGAGTACTAGGGAGATCATAAAGTCAAAAAGCGGGATGGAGGTAAATATTTGTTGTGAAGGAGAAGGAGCTTACCAAGGAGGCCTACGAGGTAGTAGTGCACAGGAGGAGGCCCCTGGGCGTAGAGGTAGAGGGGTTCCCCGCGTGCGACGTAGGCTGTGGCTCCGGGCAGAACTGTTTAGGGCTGAAGGGGTTTGTGGTGTGCCTCGACTTCGCCGAGAGGCAACTCCTCGAGGCGAGGAAGAGGGGTTGCCAGTACCTAGTACAAGCAGACATGGAGCACATGCCCTTCAGGGAGGGCGCCTTCCTTACGCTCATGTACATAGCGTCCTTACACCACTTACCGGAGCCCTCAAGGGCGTTGGAGGAGGCAAAGAGGACCTTGAAGGAGGGGGGAAAGGTAATAGCCACGGTCTGGCTAGTCCAACCGAGGTTCCTCTTCAGGAGGAATGCGTTGGTGAAGTCCAGGGTAAACGGGAGGGTGGTCTACCGCTTCTACCACTTCTTCCTCCCCTGGGAGCTCTGCAGGCTCTTCAGGGAGGAGAGCTTTTCCGTGGAGGAGTGCAGGAACTACAGGGTAAGGTCAGTCCTACCTAACAACACCTTGTGCGTTGCGACCAAGAAGTAAATATAAGCCATGTAGCATGTATTACTACATGGAATCGCAACCAGGGTTTATGGACAACAAGATAAGGGAATGGCTACAGTCCCTAGGGTACTCCGTGAGCAACCATCCCCAAGCTAAGGAACCGTTCAACGTGGTAGTTTCCCCTCCCCAAGGGGGACCAGTACTAAACGTGATAAGGCCGACGCCTGAGGGGAGGTTCTACGTCATCACCATGGGCATAGGCATCCACCCAATGCACCAGAACGCCTTGAGGGACATGAAGGAGAAAGAGAGGAGGGAGTTCCTGAGCGAGCTGAAGTACGACCTCCTAAAGATGGGGGTGGACTTCGCCTTCCTCCCAGTGAACCAGGAGACCCCGCAGATAGTCCAAGTGTCAAGGCTCGTCCTATCGGAGTTGTTGACGCCAAACGAGTTCTTGAACTCCTTCTTCGTCGTGAGGAACGCTGGCCTACTCGTGATACTCAAGATCTCCGATAAGTTCGGCAACGTGGCTCCACCTCAGCCCTATAGGTATATATGAATTTTTAATGACTGCCGAGAACAAGTTAGTCATGGAAAAGTGGTTAGAGGAGGGGTACAAGGAGCTCCTCAAGTTCGCGGACGAGGCCTATGCCTTCCAGAATGAAGACGAGTACGTCCTAGTTGGGATAAAGGCTACCTCGTGCATGGAGAAGACCAAGATAATCGACAAGGTGCTGGACAAGGTGTACCAGTACGGAAACGAGTTTTACCTCTCCGTCATAATCACCGACAGGGAGAACTTCGAAAAAATCAAGGAAAAACTTGGGAAACAGCTCATCCCGTAGGTCATTCCGTGGGCATTCCCTTTGGCCCTTCCCTCAAGTACCTCTCGGGGTCCTTCTCAAACGCCCTCTTACAATGGGCACTGCAGAAGTAGTACACTTTGGCCTTGTACATGGTCTTGTACTGAGAGGTCTCGTCCACCTCCATTCCGCATACCGGGTCTATCATATGACAGTAGGTGACATCGCCAGTATTATGCGTTAATGTTTCCACTTGTTTCTGAGTACCTCGACTTATAACCTCCACTTGAAATAAAGACCACATGGATAAAGAAACAGATGAGGTCAGACTCACCGACTTGGAGTACAGGGTACTCCAGATACTCAGGGAGGACGCCAGGACTCCTGGCTCTAAGATAGCAAAGCAACTTGGGATAAGCAGAGTCACGATCTCCAGGGTAGTGAGATCGCTGAAGCAAAAGGGGGTGAAGTTCGAGGCCAGGCTGAACGAGGAAGAGCTGGTGGCAGTGGTCACTTCAGACTCCTGCCTGTCGGAGGAGTGCTTCAAGGTCATAACCGGGGAGTTCGTCTCCATAGTGAGGGGGCATGACCTTTCTGAGATAGAGAAAAAGCTTGAAGGGGCAAGGCCACTCTCCGTAATCCTAGGGCGCACGCTAGGCAAGAGGGTGGTGAGGGAGTCCCTCCGTTGCGACTACTGTGGAGGGAAAATAGAAGGAGAACCAATTACCTATAAGCTGGGGAGGAAGACGTATTACGCTTGCTGTAGGGCTTGCTACGAGGGGTTAAGGGAAAAGCTACAGAGGAGATCAGCCAGTTAGCACAATAGCTGACTTGACCTTGTAGTTGACGACTATGCCCTTAAGTTGTCTTTCTACCATAACTATGGAGAACCTCAATATTCCCTCGTAGGCCTCGCTCCCCGGATTGACCACCACAGTGCCACCTACCTTGTCTGTAGCCCACGATTCGTGTATGTGACCGTGGAGCCCAAGGAGAGGTCTATACTCGTTTATTAGATCCCTCACTGCCCTAGACCCTACGTGTACCCTCTTTCCATCCACGAAAGCCTGGTCCAGCTTCGTGTCATAGGGAGGGGCGTGGAAGTTCAGGATCGCCTTTGAGGGGTCTAGCCTCGACAAGTAGTCCTTTCCCTTTATAAGTATATCTCAGTGTCCGTTTTCTCCCTGTAAGAGTGGAAGGGGGTCTCGTTAACGTAGCCGTAGCTGACTACTTGCAGGGAGTTACTGCCCTCGCCTACCTCCTCTATCCCCTCCACCTTGATACTCCTCTCCGAGAACGCCTTGTCTATGTAGAGGGGGTCGTCGTTGCCTACGCTCCATATGACCTTGACCTTGGTCCCCTTTAGCTTTTCCTCGGCGATGTCCAACCACTTTGCCACTTGTTGGGTGGTAAACTGGGCGTACACTTTCTCTTGTACCTCTGGCTTGGCCAACAATTCCTCTACCTCGCTCCTCTCCCCCACGAACACGTAATAGCCAGTAGTCTTGCCTTCCTCCACTAATTCCTCGACGTTGACCTCCTTTCCCTCGTGGAAGAACTGGTTTCCCTGCCTAACGACAGGGACTACTTTCTTTGCCACAAGGTCTCCTCCAATTACGAGGTAGTCTACGCCGTAGATCTTAGAGGCGTTTAGTGCCTTTCTGAACACTACCTCTGAACCGTGTATGTCGGTCACGAACAACAGTTTAAGGTCTTTCGCCATTTGACCTCAAATCATGTTATTTTCTATTTAAGCTTTTCAGGATTCCTTTAAGAAACTTTTCTTTTGCTAAAGCAAGAGAGACGCGTTTTTGCCAAAAAATTTCCAACACGACATCCGAATTTTTATTTAGTTTTTACGATTACAAAACGAAAAACCTTTTTTCGGAAAAGTATTTTACTCTTGGCAGAGCTCTAATTCCCTAATGAACAAATTAACTAAGATAGGAATAGTGGTGGCGGTGGCAGGGCTACTTGTGCTCTTCATCGTCTCTCCCCTTTTGGCTTACCAAGAGTCGACCGGCATAGCGTCACAGCTTTCCAGGAACTTGAGGGACTTAAACGTCACCCCCGGCACGACTATCGCGGTGACCTACGACGGGGAAAGTAACGGCAGTATCTTTGTTCTCGTCTACAACACCTCCTCCTTTTTACCTCTCCACGTCGCTATCCCCCAGTCGTCAAAGTACTTTGAAAACGCCCAGAACGGAACGTTTTTCTACTACGTTTACCCGTCCAAGGGGCAGGTGAACATAACCAACAACCAGACGGAAGCCCAGAGGGTCTTCTACTCTTATGGCTACATACCGGAGAGCGGTCTAATGCTGATAGAGGTGACTGGGTACTTGGGCATGGCCCTCCTCATAGCGGGGATAGCGGTTGGAGTCTTAGGGTTCTTCAGGGATAGGTTTGGGAAGAGGCAAGCGTAAGCGAGGCAACGGGCCCACATACTGCTTCTCAGTCATCCCTCCTCTATGTACTTGAACAGCCACGCAGAAACGAAGAGGAGGACACCAGCTACGGCGAAGTCTGTCGCGAACTTGAGGTAGTGGGAGACGTAGCCGGACAGCAGGGAGCCCAAGAAGAGGGCTATCCCCACTAGAGTGCTGTAGACGCCCAAGCCAGTCCCCTGCCTCCTCTCCCCGACTGCCTTGAATATCAAGGTGTTCGAGGCGGAATAGTACAGGGAGAAGGCTAGTCCCGCCGCCAGGGGGTAAAACACGGCGTTGATGGAAAAGAGCAACTCAGGAAACACGGTCGACGCGCCCATAACCACATAGCTCGACCCCCTCAACACCAATGCCCTAAAAGCCGTTTCTCTCTCGTCGAACTTCTCCAGCACCTTTCCCGCTAAGTGAAAGGAAACGATCTGCACTAGCATACCCTCCGTTATTATCCCCAACACCACAGACTTGTCCAATCCCTCTTGGTACAGCCCTACGGGGTACACAGTGTTGAAGAGCCCGCTGGACACGTAGAATATGAATATTGCCAAGTAAAGTAGAGGCAGGTAGTTTATGGGCTTCTTGGTAAGCCTGGAGAGCTTGAACATCTTAAAGTGGTGTATTGAGGGTATGTGGAGGAAGATTAAGGGGAGCATCTTCAGCCTCGTCATGAAGGACTCCTTGTGGTGGACTATGCTCGTCCTCTCTATCCCTATGATCGATTTAGGCGTGTAGACCAACGACGTAGTCACTGCCAGGAGTCCGAAGCCAGTGAGCACCAGGAATATCTGGAATATCCTGAGAAAGTTCACCGCAACCGTGGAGATCACGAACCCAGCGAGGGAACCTATGGACGAGAGCATGGAGAGCCTTGAGAAGTTGTAGGCCCACTTGGCCTTCTCGCTCGTCTCCATCACCAACAAGTTCATTGGCGTAGAGTAGGACACGCTGAAGAACGTGAAGAGAGCATACAGTGAGGTTATCGCCACTATCGTCCTAGAGAAGGACATTGCCAGGAGGGACAAGGTGGAGGCGACGAAGCCAAGGACTATGAGCTTCCTCAAGTTGAACCTGTCCGCCATCATCCCCCAGAGCATGGATGCAGGTATTAACACCACGTTTGATAGGGTGATGGCGTAGGCAACGTCAATGGAGTTCCCGCCAAGGCCCAAGATCTCCAGGGTCACTAAGGTAGATAGGGGCCCGCTGGCGACTCCGAAGAAAAGGGCGGAGTACATCCACCTCGTGTCTCTTTTTATCACATCAATTCGTGTTTAAACAAGCTATGAAGATTATAAAATAAACTATTAGGTTATTACACCTTTACCCTCACCTTGACGTTAAGGATAGGGCCACCAAACTTCCCCCTTTTCGGCGAGACTACCGCGTTAACTGAAATTCCTTCGCTGTTCTTGAGCGAGGACTTGAACAGGAAGTAAACTCCGCTGGGGACTCCTTGTTCCCTTTTGAACGTGACCTTAACCTTCCCCGCCTCCGTGACTAAGTAGCCCTCCCCCTCGTATCTAGAGTTGTAGACAACTGCAGTCCTATCTCCGTAGACCTCCTTGAACTGACTGTTGGTGTAGTTGGGGTGGGCTGAGTAGACCAAGGTGTCGCCTTCCGGTACCTCCAGCATCGAGGGAGTTGGTATGAGAGGCTTGAAGCGGTACTCGACCTTTGGGGAGAGCTTTACCACTTTCTCCCTCTTGAGCTCCTCCACCGTGACCCCAGTGCCCTTCAACGCCACCTCGAGCGCCGTCCAGGGGTCTTCCTCTAGGAGTGGATGGGAGACCCCGAGCTTCCTAGCCAGCATCCCCATGAGTTTCACCTCGCTTACTCCCTTCTTGGGGAGGATAGGCTCGTTGTAGACTAAGTACTGATGCCAGTAACTGTACACCACGTCCTCCTTCTCTAGGAAGGTAGGGGCTGGGATGACAGCATTGGCTACCTTGGCTGTCTCGGACCAGAACGGGTCGTGGACTACTAAGGTGACCTCGCCCTCCTCTACCGCCTCCCTTATCAAGTTGCCCCCGGGCAGGGAGATCACGGGGTTAGCGTTCCACACAAAGATGAGTTTGAACTCCTTTACCCTCGCCCCCACTTCTGCCATGCTCACTACCTTTGACGGCTTCGCCAAGTGTATCCCCCTCAAGTAGCTGAAGTCTATGCCTAGGCCTTGGCTGTTGGAGTAGAAGAACCCCCTATCTATGCCTAGGTAGTGGGGGATCTGGGAGATCACGCTTATTGCGTACCCCCCGTTGACGCTCCTGCCCAAGGCGAAGCCAATTACGGTCAAGGGCCTCATCTCCTGGTACACGTCGGCAAGCTCTTCCATCTCCTCCACTGGGACTCCAGTGACCCTGGACAGGTGGTCTAGGTCGTAGAACTCCAAGTTGGGCACTCCCTTGATGGCCCCCCTAGCATGGAGCACCTTTAGCACGCCTATGGCCAAGAAGACGTCAGTCCCTGGCTTGACTATGACGTACTTGTCGCTCCTCTTCGCCGTCTCGCTCAGCCTGACGTCCACCGAGACCTTATACTTGTCTCTGAGCAACGCCCACCCGTGTACGAAGCTTATCGCAGCCTCGCTCCCCCAGAACACCACTGCCTTGAACTTGGCGAAGTCCTCTGGGAGAGCCCCGAAACTAGTCCCGTATACTGTCTTAATTGCTTCGTGTCCCTCTAGACTACAGATAGAATAGTCTGTACTGCTCGCCCCCAAGACGTTCCAGAGCCTAGCTGGGTAGTACCAAGTGAGGAGCCCTTGGTTCCCATCGTAGTCCACGTGGATGATCTTGGACTTGTCGTCTATGCCCTTGATTACCTTTGCCACGTAGTCCAGGGCCTCCTCTAAGGAGACCTCCTTGCCCTCCACCATTGGCGAACCTACCCTGTTCCTGAAGTTCCTCTTTAGGTCCGCGATACCCCTAGAGCAGGTGAAGCCGTTGACTGGGAACAGCTTCAAGGGCCTATACTCCTCGTCGAATATGCACGTATCGTAGCAGTCCCTAGTACACGCTATCATGATGGAAGATGGACATGGAAAAATAAAAGCCTAAGTTACAAATACCACCTGATGGACAGGGCTGAAGCAATCCTCGAGGCGTACAAACAGAGGAAGGCAATAGACCCCTTCCCCCTGACGGAGGAGGAAGCAAAGGAGGTGGGGAAGAAGTTCGCCGAGGCTTTGGTGTCAATGGAGGGGCTTGGGGGCTACAAGATAGCCAAGGGCGGGATAGTTGGAGTGCTCACCAAGAAGATGATAACCACTAAGGACGAGGTCGAGCTGTGGTTTCCCACGCACAAGCTTGAGGTAGAGATAATAGCACTAGTCAAGGGAGGAAATGTGGAGAAGACCTTCCTGGGATTGGAGCTCCCAGCTACCAGGTTCAAGACTTGGGATCTAGGGAGGGAGTACGTCATAGCGGACGACGCTTTTGCCGGTAGGCTCTACGTGGGCAAGGAGGTCAACCCTCCCTTTGGGACGTTCAAGCTAATAGTGAACGGTAAGTTCGTGGTGGAGGGAGCGCCAACCTATTCTCCCAGGGAAGTGGTAAAACCTTACATGGAAGGTTATGTGGCGTTGGGCGCTTTCATCGGTCCCCTTAAGCTGAGCAAGGGGGACGTGATAAGAGTGGAGGGTAAAAAGACAATTAACGTGAGGGTGGTCTAGCTCTCGTATTCCACTGGGTCCTTGAGCCCGTTTATCCTGAAGGCTGTCTTCCTCATATAGCATGGCCCACACTTACCGCAGTGCTTCTCCCCTCCCTCGTAACAGCTCCAAGTCAAGTGGAGGGGTGCCCCTATCTCCACCCCAAGCCTCACTATCTCGTGCTTCACCAAGTTCCCCACTGGCATTAACACTTCCACCTTCTTGTTGGGCCCAGTGACGTAGGGGGAGAGCCTGTTGAAGAGCCTCATGAGCTCCATCTCGTTGTCCGGGTAGGCCCCGGACTCCTCCAAGTTTATCCCAGCTGCAACTGCGTCGTAGCCTTGAGCCTCAGCTATGCCCAAAGCGACGGTGAGGAATATTGAGTTCCTTGCGGGGACCCACTCGTGGGCGAACTCGGCTCCTTCCTCCCCGTTCCTGTCCTTCACTATCTCCCCTCCTCCCTTCAGCAGGGTGGAGTTCCCAATTACCCTGAAGAGCTCCGTGTCGAGCTCTATTAAGGGGACGTGGAGGTACTCGGCTATCTTCCTCACTGCCTCCCTCTCCCTCTCCTCGGCCTTGTGTCTGTAGTTGAAGTGTAGCAACGTCACTTCGTACCCTTCCCTCAGGAGCTTTGTAGCTGCTACCGTTGAGTCGAGGCCCCCGCTGGCTATTACCAGCGCCCTCTTCCTCTTTTGTTCAAGGAGGGGCAACTCCGTGAACTCCTTCTGCTTAGTCACCTCCACTACGCTGTAGGGCTTCAGCTTTGTGACGTTGACTGGGTCGAAGGGACCCACCTCGAAGTAGTCGTCAAGCGAGGAAAAGAACACCGCGTTTAAGGAGACGTCGTACGCCATGTAGACTGGCTTGAAGTTCTGGGCTATGAAGATCCTGTCAGGCCTCTTCCTGTCAGCGATAATGAAGGCGAAGCTCCCCCTTACCTCGGAGAGCAACTTCCTGAGGCCCTCCAAGCTTCCGTCCCAAGCCTTATCTAGGAGTGGGGGGATTACGGCTGAATCGATTTTGGTCTTCCTAGTGAGCTTGTACTTTACCTCGAGCTCTTGGTCGTTGGCTATTATTCCGTTGTGCGTTACTACGTACCTCTCCCCCACGAATGGCTGGATGTCTTCTTGGGTCTTCTGTCTGACGTACTCTGTAGTGGGCTCTGCCCTGTTGTTAGCCACCACCACGAAGGTGTCCTCGCTCAAAATACCCCTAAGCTTCTCCTCCTGAGTGGAGGGCCTACCGAGGGACTTCACAACGTTGACTGACCCGTCCATGTTTATGGCCACTACCCCAAAGCTGTCCCTTCCCCTGTCCTCAGCCTTGGCTAGGATCCTAGCTAGCTTCCTCTCCGCTTGCTTGTAGTCTGCTCCTTCCAATAAGATAACTCCACTAACGCTACACAATTTGACCTTACGACATTTTCTCTGGGTAAACTAAAAAGCTATCACTTCAGCTTCCTGTAGACCAAGTAGAGCTTCACGTAGCCGTTCGGTAGGTCCTCTCCGTCGACTATGGAGTAGTTGTACTTCCTGGCTATCTCCGGGGACGCCTCCAGTACGCTTTCCGC
This window harbors:
- the queC gene encoding 7-cyano-7-deazaguanine synthase QueC, whose amino-acid sequence is MCSVSGVILLEGADYKQAERKLARILAKAEDRGRDSFGVVAINMDGSVNVVKSLGRPSTQEEKLRGILSEDTFVVVANNRAEPTTEYVRQKTQEDIQPFVGERYVVTHNGIIANDQELEVKYKLTRKTKIDSAVIPPLLDKAWDGSLEGLRKLLSEVRGSFAFIIADRKRPDRIFIAQNFKPVYMAYDVSLNAVFFSSLDDYFEVGPFDPVNVTKLKPYSVVEVTKQKEFTELPLLEQKRKRALVIASGGLDSTVAATKLLREGYEVTLLHFNYRHKAEEREREAVRKIAEYLHVPLIELDTELFRVIGNSTLLKGGGEIVKDRNGEEGAEFAHEWVPARNSIFLTVALGIAEAQGYDAVAAGINLEESGAYPDNEMELMRLFNRLSPYVTGPNKKVEVLMPVGNLVKHEIVRLGVEIGAPLHLTWSCYEGGEKHCGKCGPCYMRKTAFRINGLKDPVEYES
- a CDS encoding TRASH domain-containing protein, which produces MDKETDEVRLTDLEYRVLQILREDARTPGSKIAKQLGISRVTISRVVRSLKQKGVKFEARLNEEELVAVVTSDSCLSEECFKVITGEFVSIVRGHDLSEIEKKLEGARPLSVILGRTLGKRVVRESLRCDYCGGKIEGEPITYKLGRKTYYACCRACYEGLREKLQRRSAS
- a CDS encoding molybdopterin-dependent oxidoreductase, with product MMIACTRDCYDTCIFDEEYRPLKLFPVNGFTCSRGIADLKRNFRNRVGSPMVEGKEVSLEEALDYVAKVIKGIDDKSKIIHVDYDGNQGLLTWYYPARLWNVLGASSTDYSICSLEGHEAIKTVYGTSFGALPEDFAKFKAVVFWGSEAAISFVHGWALLRDKYKVSVDVRLSETAKRSDKYVIVKPGTDVFLAIGVLKVLHARGAIKGVPNLEFYDLDHLSRVTGVPVEEMEELADVYQEMRPLTVIGFALGRSVNGGYAISVISQIPHYLGIDRGFFYSNSQGLGIDFSYLRGIHLAKPSKVVSMAEVGARVKEFKLIFVWNANPVISLPGGNLIREAVEEGEVTLVVHDPFWSETAKVANAVIPAPTFLEKEDVVYSYWHQYLVYNEPILPKKGVSEVKLMGMLARKLGVSHPLLEEDPWTALEVALKGTGVTVEELKREKVVKLSPKVEYRFKPLIPTPSMLEVPEGDTLVYSAHPNYTNSQFKEVYGDRTAVVYNSRYEGEGYLVTEAGKVKVTFKREQGVPSGVYFLFKSSLKNSEGISVNAVVSPKRGKFGGPILNVKVRVKV
- a CDS encoding YHS domain-containing protein, with the protein product MIDPVCGMEVDETSQYKTMYKAKVYYFCSAHCKRAFEKDPERYLREGPKGMPTE
- a CDS encoding MFS transporter; the protein is MNYGWKNVIVSGMGVFTDGYNLYSISLASYFIVLSLSLSKLELGVMIAGSYYGAAVAAIAFGFLADKLGRKKLYGIDVTLMGIGAIAQAFSQNFPELLVSRLILGMGIGADYVLSPVIVAENAPAKSRGKMMVITFAVMWGLGAVLAAFVEQVVLMVHLPYDVIWRLVLGFGAVPALSVVALRRKIYETLMFLSRVKPVKGELRKVERELGQPVKVERDTLPFAKRLASSMAFIVASAVLWLLYDIYSSTFAIYGPITIAQNLGLSPIAFTYVAQFLAGIPGQLICIALIDRIGRRPLIVTGYAGVSLWLFMYALLLLKPGLFGVSLYNGELAGFGAELGFTFYLLNYLFSAMGPASIIGSAMVTPELVPTKVRGTGQSITVGVDRLAAALNISAFPELVSSLGLGLMVGIFSGIALLSSVITILFIPEVKGKPLEVWESEQNKQGS
- a CDS encoding MFS transporter, coding for MIKRDTRWMYSALFFGVASGPLSTLVTLEILGLGGNSIDVAYAITLSNVVLIPASMLWGMMADRFNLRKLIVLGFVASTLSLLAMSFSRTIVAITSLYALFTFFSVSYSTPMNLLVMETSEKAKWAYNFSRLSMLSSIGSLAGFVISTVAVNFLRIFQIFLVLTGFGLLAVTTSLVYTPKSIIGIERTSIVHHKESFMTRLKMLPLIFLHIPSIHHFKMFKLSRLTKKPINYLPLLYLAIFIFYVSSGLFNTVYPVGLYQEGLDKSVVLGIITEGMLVQIVSFHLAGKVLEKFDERETAFRALVLRGSSYVVMGASTVFPELLFSINAVFYPLAAGLAFSLYYSASNTLIFKAVGERRQGTGLGVYSTLVGIALFLGSLLSGYVSHYLKFATDFAVAGVLLFVSAWLFKYIEEG
- a CDS encoding DUF2299 family protein — encoded protein: MESQPGFMDNKIREWLQSLGYSVSNHPQAKEPFNVVVSPPQGGPVLNVIRPTPEGRFYVITMGIGIHPMHQNALRDMKEKERREFLSELKYDLLKMGVDFAFLPVNQETPQIVQVSRLVLSELLTPNEFLNSFFVVRNAGLLVILKISDKFGNVAPPQPYRYI
- a CDS encoding class I SAM-dependent methyltransferase gives rise to the protein MHRRRPLGVEVEGFPACDVGCGSGQNCLGLKGFVVCLDFAERQLLEARKRGCQYLVQADMEHMPFREGAFLTLMYIASLHHLPEPSRALEEAKRTLKEGGKVIATVWLVQPRFLFRRNALVKSRVNGRVVYRFYHFFLPWELCRLFREESFSVEECRNYRVRSVLPNNTLCVATKK
- a CDS encoding prolyl oligopeptidase family serine peptidase, which gives rise to MISLVLHGKGSSPNKVTWLSDPLKEFGQVLVPPFDYEVGEGVERASSLSFDLIAGHSRGGTIALVVGALKGKPVIAVSAPTDRVKQLEYLSTFPEGTLQHRTYLDLSKVPREELVKYSPINYADKLKKVLLIHGKNDEVVLPSHSVELCERVKENGGDCELHLLEMRHSPPAHAFKEIKEIIVKWVRIQFY
- a CDS encoding 2-keto-4-pentenoate hydratase, with the protein product MDRAEAILEAYKQRKAIDPFPLTEEEAKEVGKKFAEALVSMEGLGGYKIAKGGIVGVLTKKMITTKDEVELWFPTHKLEVEIIALVKGGNVEKTFLGLELPATRFKTWDLGREYVIADDAFAGRLYVGKEVNPPFGTFKLIVNGKFVVEGAPTYSPREVVKPYMEGYVALGAFIGPLKLSKGDVIRVEGKKTINVRVV